The Sphingobium sp. JS3065 genome includes a region encoding these proteins:
- a CDS encoding GH36-type glycosyl hydrolase domain-containing protein, whose amino-acid sequence MADYEERDPLAGAAEEVADRHRLTGLLGKSVPLPAWAHLEEMKTWLRQARQAAAKADKRAGAAAEWLLDNDYQIQRAILQIREDLPGEFYAKLPAISGDGLGRPRVHQLAHALLQASHLQVSLNGAVLFVEQYQKKMPLSIAETWAFPTMLRIVCLELLIGGFSHLFPEVEPPFEIVETPDTAMVGFDDTECVARAIANLGVIATIQWNDFFDRTSQVEAILRRDPAGVYPHMDFDTRDRYRHAVEQLADQSGLPEWDVAERALRQCYSSDEAPSGHVGFWLIDIGRPAFADAIDPRPWTPGSILRRALRYPGLLYAAALLLAGLAGFALPAAYLVSTGATAGSWLLGIALTLLPASILSITFVNWLVTHIVRPNVLPKLDFKDGIPESSATAVVMPVLVARLSDIAPLLRRLEAHRLSNPDAALEFVLLSDFADASQESVSVDADIVRALTSGIEELNARFANAKGHGPFHLLHRPRRFNAAQGCWMGWERKRGKLEQFNAFILNGDASPFNVTVGSIERLRRCRFVMTADADTRLSAGIVRRLVGTLSHPLNRAHFNAATGAVERGYTVLQPRVELAPEATGQSLFSRLYGGDTTIDIYSRAVSDVYQDLLGTGVYVGKGLYDVAAFHRSLEGRVPENTLLSHDLFEGLHGRAALVSDAIVYESFPTSYLDFTWRWHRWVRGDWQILPWLFPFVPGGDGRWLRNRLGWFDRLKIFDNLRRSIIPASIVALLVGGWFLLHGQPWVWTLLAVIAPGAYLFTDLVTGLAQGRRRGVMQNLLRRLADHAGRWFLAIVFLVSDAMIALHAIAITLWRLHSGQRKLEWTSAAHMATRNAARHPRLAAWRDMAASPVFALIIGAGLFLAAPASLPVAAPLLLLWFIAPEIAIRISRPIEPAKDTLSENDRKFLRLMARRTWLFFETFVRPEDNWLPPDNYQEPPDEEIAHRTSPTNIGMMMVSVLTAWRLGHIGLNEVATRLHNTLDTLDRLDRYRGHILNWYETRTLAALEPRYVSTVDSGNLAVSLITVARALQEARSLPPVATDLWRGFDDNIELLAEAIATIDLEAASAAGSILEAMRETARRIEEGRQDWAERIDDLLSIDLPRLREQITLMAESVGEDEIASLRNVQAWLERLEHHLSGMRRDLRLFSPWWETLAAHPAECSNVAAKVADLLANDRLPSTHAGAAAAIGVLNAARDQLPAESRQWAHDLQAAIEEGQAARQALHDRLDDLSSRANAAAHAMDFSFLFDAGSRLFHIGYNVSADRIDPHHYDLLASEARLASFFAIAKGDIEPLHWFHLGRPITKQHAGLALISWNGSMFEYLMPNIFLQSDPQTLLGMSDRTAIAIQIAFGRSHDMPWGISESSFASMGEDRVYRYHAFGVPALGLQRGLGRDLVISPYATALALTIRPALATRNLQTLADLGLIGRYGFFEAVDFTPERAPDGERFAVVRSYMAHHHGMSLAALGNALCDDMLVRWFHTDPHIRTVDLLLNERIPWELPPEIARLEVREPQPEPDELIPGLYGWAPTRRRGEHAWQILGNGRLSSRIRTDGAGGLSWNQHALTRGDAGFWIYLHDRDADVTWSATGGPFSRPEDAPEVIFQAHQVEFHQRAHGLSVTTTINVANADDLEIRRVALVNDSDKPRTIEVTGYAQIVLAPAQDAARHPAFSKLFVGAEALPGNDGLLFTRRPRSSAERPPVLLTRVIGDEDGVTLLGLEADRSAFIGRYGCPRRPALLTGELPGGPLGWTLDPICAIRMTVELPPRARREFAFVTIAAGSRQSALELAERFTTLPSLDWAVSDTASAAAREMHKLGLQPHIVPQAQALLSTLLTRAAEPGSAGARTFRRGDLWALGISGDHPILMLRSGTAEQQDLLRQLLSFHKLMRQRGMPIDLVVTHEGTSGYIEPVRERLLEVLKDAGLQDRLGTHAGIHLVGIGPSDGERAALLDQVARLILDEAGGSLVDQLARYDQPPHPGPLFAPVGANSGTIMTAPVPRPADLQFDNGWGGFDPDTGDYTIYLEPGAPTPAPWANVLANDGFGTIVTEGGLGFTWAINSGENRLTPWFNDPVEDPQGERLYLRDEENARLWTPTPLPAGGDTACRIDHGPDRTSWHRHSEGLEQELSVIVPTHDTVKLVRLRLRNQLPRPRRITATYYAEWLMGAVQGEQAPLRRSFYDPISHAILGQNPWTDEFADRISFLASTLPVHTLTTSRYDFHGDDADPTSPLGLLNWDLGHRQHAAGDDCCAALQVHLDIPAEGTAEVCFVLGQGDDLDHARDLVRRWQDPSAFETAARECAGFWKDRLDAVQVKTPDPAFDLMVNRWLPHQSLSARIRARAGFYQASGAFGFRDQLQDVLAQIHADPNATRQHILAAAAHQFEEGDVLHWWHPPLDRGVRTRCSDDLVWLPYAVAHYVEATGDKTILSELVPFLRAPPLTAEETDRYARFEVSDYTQSLFVHCERALSHAYRLGSHGLPLIGAGDWNDGMDRVGNRGHGESIWLAWFLIATIRNFTRHCVDADRNEFRDHWNGRAETLAAAVERSGWDGEWYLRAFDDDGRPWGASEEQECRIDSIAQSWSVLSGAGKVERTRSALASARRYLVRDDDSLVRLLDPPFDRTPREPGYIKAYPPGIRENGGQYTHAASWLALAFARTGDGDGAKALFDRINPIQHAATARSAAHYRTEPYVVAADIAGMEPHLGRGGWTWYTGAAAWTWRLAVEEILGVRLVGGELQVRPVLPRDWESVELTLRRGRGSIHVTIETDDTLESEEPVIEVEGTLWDARGIPFPENDHTRIVVVRVAQRA is encoded by the coding sequence ATGGCCGATTATGAGGAGCGCGATCCGCTCGCCGGGGCGGCGGAGGAGGTCGCCGACCGTCATCGCCTGACAGGACTGCTCGGCAAGTCGGTGCCGCTGCCCGCATGGGCGCATCTCGAGGAGATGAAGACCTGGCTGAGGCAGGCCCGACAGGCGGCCGCCAAGGCCGACAAGCGCGCAGGCGCCGCGGCTGAATGGCTGCTCGACAACGATTATCAGATACAACGCGCCATCCTGCAGATCCGCGAGGATCTTCCCGGAGAGTTCTACGCGAAACTTCCGGCGATCTCCGGGGACGGGCTCGGTCGCCCTCGCGTGCATCAGCTTGCCCATGCCTTGCTGCAGGCTTCTCACCTGCAGGTCTCGCTGAATGGCGCGGTGCTGTTCGTAGAGCAATATCAAAAGAAGATGCCGCTCAGCATCGCCGAGACCTGGGCCTTCCCGACCATGCTGCGCATAGTCTGCCTGGAATTGCTCATCGGAGGTTTCAGCCACCTCTTCCCGGAGGTCGAGCCGCCCTTTGAGATCGTCGAGACGCCCGACACGGCGATGGTTGGTTTTGACGATACGGAATGCGTCGCGCGCGCAATCGCGAACCTTGGCGTGATCGCGACGATTCAATGGAACGACTTCTTCGATCGAACGAGCCAGGTCGAAGCCATCCTCCGGCGCGACCCGGCAGGCGTCTATCCACATATGGACTTCGATACGCGCGATCGATATCGCCATGCGGTCGAGCAGCTTGCCGACCAGTCGGGACTCCCGGAATGGGATGTCGCCGAGCGTGCCTTGCGCCAGTGCTATAGCAGCGACGAAGCGCCATCGGGCCATGTAGGCTTCTGGCTCATCGATATCGGACGGCCTGCCTTTGCCGACGCGATCGATCCTCGTCCATGGACGCCGGGCTCGATATTGCGACGCGCGCTGCGTTATCCAGGCCTGCTTTATGCAGCCGCCTTGCTGCTCGCGGGCCTTGCGGGCTTTGCTCTACCCGCAGCCTATCTGGTTTCCACCGGCGCCACCGCCGGATCCTGGCTTCTAGGGATCGCGCTCACCCTGCTACCCGCATCGATCCTGAGCATCACCTTCGTCAATTGGCTCGTGACCCACATCGTTCGGCCGAACGTACTCCCCAAGCTCGATTTCAAGGACGGCATCCCCGAAAGTTCGGCGACGGCAGTCGTGATGCCTGTCTTGGTCGCGCGATTGTCGGATATCGCGCCGCTGCTTCGGCGCCTGGAGGCACACCGCCTTTCCAATCCCGATGCCGCGCTCGAATTCGTGCTGCTCAGCGATTTCGCCGATGCGTCACAGGAAAGTGTCTCGGTCGATGCCGATATCGTTCGCGCGCTGACCAGCGGGATCGAGGAACTCAACGCGCGCTTTGCCAATGCCAAGGGACATGGGCCGTTCCATTTGCTGCATCGGCCACGACGGTTCAACGCGGCCCAGGGCTGCTGGATGGGCTGGGAGCGAAAGCGCGGAAAGCTTGAGCAGTTCAACGCCTTCATCCTGAACGGAGATGCGTCCCCCTTCAATGTGACCGTCGGTAGCATCGAACGGTTGCGGCGATGCCGTTTCGTGATGACGGCCGATGCCGATACCAGGTTGTCGGCCGGCATCGTCCGGCGACTGGTGGGGACGCTATCTCATCCCCTTAACCGCGCCCACTTCAACGCTGCGACCGGCGCGGTCGAACGAGGATATACGGTTCTTCAGCCGCGCGTTGAGCTGGCGCCGGAAGCGACCGGCCAATCCTTGTTTTCGCGCCTCTATGGCGGTGACACGACCATCGATATCTATTCGCGCGCCGTATCCGACGTCTATCAGGATCTGCTCGGCACAGGCGTCTACGTGGGCAAGGGCCTCTATGATGTGGCGGCCTTTCATCGGAGCCTCGAAGGGCGCGTTCCCGAGAATACACTTCTCAGCCATGACCTGTTCGAAGGACTGCACGGGCGAGCGGCGCTGGTCAGCGATGCGATCGTTTATGAGAGCTTCCCGACCAGCTATCTCGACTTCACCTGGCGCTGGCACAGATGGGTCCGTGGGGACTGGCAGATCCTGCCATGGCTCTTTCCCTTCGTGCCCGGCGGCGATGGCCGATGGCTGCGCAACCGGCTCGGCTGGTTCGATCGGCTGAAGATATTCGACAATTTGCGGCGCAGCATAATTCCAGCGAGTATTGTGGCGCTGCTGGTGGGTGGATGGTTTCTTCTCCATGGGCAGCCCTGGGTCTGGACCTTGCTTGCCGTCATCGCGCCCGGTGCATATCTCTTTACGGACCTCGTGACCGGCCTCGCGCAGGGCCGCCGCCGCGGCGTCATGCAGAACCTGCTGCGACGTCTGGCGGATCACGCGGGTCGCTGGTTTCTCGCTATCGTCTTTCTCGTCAGTGACGCGATGATAGCGCTGCATGCCATTGCCATCACCCTATGGCGTCTCCATTCGGGCCAAAGAAAGCTCGAATGGACGTCGGCCGCCCACATGGCGACGCGCAACGCGGCGCGACATCCGCGACTGGCGGCATGGCGTGACATGGCCGCCTCTCCGGTGTTCGCGCTGATCATCGGCGCGGGTCTGTTCCTTGCGGCGCCCGCTTCCCTGCCTGTCGCGGCTCCCCTGCTGCTGCTCTGGTTCATTGCGCCTGAGATCGCGATCCGGATCAGCCGTCCGATTGAGCCGGCAAAGGACACGCTGTCCGAAAACGATCGAAAGTTCCTGAGACTGATGGCGCGGCGCACCTGGCTCTTTTTCGAGACCTTTGTGCGCCCCGAGGACAACTGGCTGCCACCCGATAACTATCAGGAGCCGCCCGACGAGGAAATCGCGCACCGAACCTCGCCGACCAACATCGGAATGATGATGGTATCGGTCCTCACTGCCTGGCGCCTCGGACATATCGGCCTCAACGAGGTTGCGACACGGCTTCACAACACGCTCGATACGTTGGATCGCCTGGACCGCTACCGCGGCCATATTCTCAACTGGTACGAGACGAGAACGCTCGCGGCCCTGGAGCCCCGATATGTTTCGACCGTCGACAGCGGAAATCTCGCGGTCAGTCTGATCACCGTCGCGCGAGCCCTTCAGGAAGCCAGAAGCTTGCCACCGGTCGCCACGGATTTGTGGCGAGGGTTTGACGACAATATCGAGTTGCTCGCCGAAGCGATTGCGACGATCGACCTCGAAGCGGCCTCCGCCGCCGGCTCGATCCTTGAGGCTATGCGGGAAACCGCCCGCAGGATTGAGGAAGGGAGGCAAGACTGGGCCGAGAGGATCGACGATCTCCTGTCGATCGATCTTCCTCGCCTGCGCGAGCAGATTACCCTGATGGCCGAAAGCGTCGGCGAGGATGAAATCGCCTCCCTGCGGAATGTCCAAGCCTGGCTGGAGCGGCTCGAACATCATCTGTCCGGCATGCGGCGAGACCTTCGGCTGTTCTCGCCCTGGTGGGAGACGCTCGCGGCGCATCCGGCAGAGTGTTCGAACGTCGCGGCAAAAGTCGCCGACCTGTTGGCGAACGACCGGCTGCCGTCCACGCACGCGGGCGCCGCGGCAGCAATTGGCGTCCTCAATGCGGCGAGAGACCAGCTACCGGCGGAAAGCCGGCAATGGGCGCACGATCTCCAGGCGGCGATCGAGGAAGGCCAGGCGGCCCGGCAAGCGCTTCATGACCGCCTCGATGACCTCTCCAGTCGCGCTAACGCCGCCGCGCACGCCATGGACTTCTCGTTCCTGTTCGATGCCGGCAGCCGGCTCTTTCATATCGGCTACAATGTGAGCGCCGATCGAATAGATCCGCACCACTACGATCTGCTCGCCAGCGAAGCACGCCTCGCCAGCTTTTTCGCCATCGCGAAGGGCGACATAGAGCCTCTGCACTGGTTCCATCTCGGGCGGCCCATCACCAAGCAGCACGCAGGCCTGGCGTTGATATCGTGGAACGGCTCGATGTTCGAATATCTGATGCCGAACATCTTCCTGCAGAGCGATCCCCAAACCCTGCTCGGAATGAGTGACCGGACCGCGATTGCTATCCAGATCGCATTCGGGCGGTCACATGATATGCCTTGGGGTATTTCGGAGTCGTCCTTCGCATCGATGGGCGAGGACCGCGTCTACCGATATCACGCATTCGGCGTCCCTGCGCTCGGCCTCCAGCGAGGTCTGGGGCGCGATCTGGTTATCAGCCCCTATGCGACGGCGCTGGCGCTGACGATCCGGCCCGCGCTGGCGACGCGCAACCTTCAAACTCTGGCGGATCTTGGCCTCATCGGCCGATACGGATTTTTCGAAGCGGTCGACTTCACGCCCGAGCGGGCGCCTGACGGTGAACGCTTTGCCGTCGTGCGCTCCTACATGGCTCATCATCATGGCATGAGCCTTGCCGCGCTCGGAAACGCGTTGTGCGATGACATGCTCGTGCGCTGGTTCCACACCGATCCTCATATCCGCACCGTCGACCTGCTCCTTAACGAAAGGATTCCATGGGAGCTGCCGCCCGAGATCGCGCGGCTTGAGGTTCGTGAGCCACAGCCGGAACCCGACGAACTGATTCCGGGCCTTTACGGCTGGGCACCCACTCGGCGCCGTGGGGAGCACGCGTGGCAGATTCTCGGCAATGGCCGGCTTTCGAGCCGCATTCGGACAGACGGTGCAGGTGGGCTGAGCTGGAACCAGCATGCCCTGACCCGTGGGGACGCAGGTTTCTGGATCTATCTGCACGACCGGGATGCAGATGTTACCTGGTCGGCAACGGGCGGCCCCTTTTCTCGACCCGAAGACGCGCCGGAGGTGATCTTCCAAGCGCATCAGGTGGAGTTCCACCAGCGCGCCCACGGCTTGTCGGTCACGACAACGATCAATGTCGCCAATGCCGACGACCTGGAGATCCGGCGTGTCGCTCTTGTCAATGATAGCGATAAGCCCCGGACCATCGAAGTCACGGGCTACGCGCAGATCGTTCTGGCTCCGGCCCAGGACGCGGCGCGCCACCCTGCCTTCAGCAAGCTGTTCGTGGGGGCGGAAGCCTTGCCTGGCAATGACGGCCTGCTTTTCACGCGGCGGCCGCGCAGTTCGGCGGAACGTCCGCCCGTCCTGCTGACCCGTGTGATCGGGGATGAAGATGGCGTTACCCTGCTCGGTCTCGAAGCCGATCGCAGCGCTTTCATCGGACGATATGGGTGCCCCAGGCGGCCCGCATTGTTGACCGGGGAACTGCCTGGTGGCCCGCTCGGCTGGACGCTTGATCCGATCTGCGCGATCAGGATGACGGTGGAACTGCCTCCGCGCGCGCGACGTGAATTCGCCTTCGTCACCATTGCGGCTGGATCCCGGCAATCGGCCCTCGAACTTGCCGAGCGCTTTACCACCCTGCCGTCACTCGACTGGGCTGTGAGCGATACGGCAAGTGCGGCGGCGCGCGAGATGCACAAGCTGGGCCTGCAGCCGCACATCGTGCCGCAGGCGCAGGCGTTGCTGTCCACTCTTCTCACCAGAGCGGCAGAGCCGGGATCGGCCGGCGCGCGCACATTTCGGCGCGGGGACCTTTGGGCGCTCGGGATATCGGGCGACCATCCTATTTTGATGCTGCGTTCCGGAACCGCGGAGCAGCAGGACCTGCTTCGACAGCTTCTCTCCTTCCACAAGCTCATGCGGCAGCGTGGTATGCCGATCGACCTGGTGGTGACGCATGAAGGAACGTCGGGCTATATCGAGCCCGTCCGCGAGCGTCTTCTGGAAGTGCTGAAGGATGCCGGGCTACAGGATCGCCTTGGCACCCATGCCGGGATACACCTCGTCGGCATCGGTCCATCCGATGGCGAGCGGGCGGCGCTTCTCGATCAGGTTGCCCGCCTCATCCTTGACGAAGCCGGCGGCAGCCTAGTCGACCAGCTTGCGCGATACGACCAGCCGCCGCATCCGGGCCCGCTGTTCGCGCCGGTCGGGGCGAACTCCGGTACAATCATGACGGCGCCCGTACCGCGCCCGGCTGATCTGCAATTCGATAATGGGTGGGGAGGCTTCGATCCGGATACGGGCGACTATACTATCTATCTGGAACCCGGTGCGCCGACCCCTGCGCCCTGGGCCAACGTCCTCGCCAACGACGGCTTCGGGACGATCGTGACCGAGGGCGGTCTGGGCTTCACCTGGGCGATAAACAGTGGTGAAAACCGTCTCACGCCGTGGTTCAACGACCCTGTCGAAGATCCTCAAGGCGAACGCCTTTATCTGCGCGATGAGGAAAACGCACGGCTCTGGACGCCGACGCCGCTTCCGGCCGGTGGAGACACGGCATGCCGCATCGATCACGGCCCCGACCGTACGTCCTGGCACCGGCATAGCGAAGGCCTTGAACAGGAGCTCTCCGTCATCGTGCCGACGCACGACACCGTGAAGCTTGTCCGGCTTCGCTTGCGTAATCAGTTGCCGCGTCCGCGCCGGATCACGGCTACCTACTATGCCGAATGGCTGATGGGCGCTGTGCAAGGAGAACAGGCGCCCCTGCGCCGCTCATTCTATGATCCGATCTCGCACGCGATTCTCGGCCAAAATCCCTGGACCGACGAATTTGCCGACCGCATCTCCTTTCTTGCTTCGACACTTCCGGTCCACACGCTCACCACCTCACGCTACGATTTTCACGGCGATGACGCCGACCCCACCAGTCCCCTCGGACTTCTGAACTGGGATCTTGGTCACCGGCAGCATGCTGCCGGTGACGACTGCTGCGCCGCCCTGCAGGTCCATCTTGATATCCCGGCTGAAGGAACCGCAGAAGTTTGCTTTGTGCTGGGGCAGGGCGACGACCTGGATCACGCGCGTGACCTTGTCCGTCGCTGGCAGGACCCATCGGCCTTCGAGACCGCGGCGCGGGAGTGTGCCGGTTTCTGGAAGGACAGGCTGGACGCGGTGCAGGTCAAGACGCCCGATCCCGCCTTTGACCTGATGGTCAACCGGTGGCTGCCGCACCAGTCGCTCAGCGCCCGCATCCGCGCTCGCGCGGGCTTTTATCAGGCGAGCGGCGCTTTCGGTTTTCGCGACCAGCTGCAGGATGTTCTGGCACAGATCCATGCCGATCCGAATGCAACACGGCAGCATATCCTTGCCGCGGCTGCCCATCAGTTCGAGGAAGGCGACGTGCTGCATTGGTGGCATCCGCCATTGGATCGCGGCGTCCGCACGCGCTGCTCGGACGATCTGGTCTGGCTACCGTACGCCGTTGCTCATTATGTTGAGGCGACCGGAGACAAAACCATCCTGAGCGAGCTGGTTCCTTTTCTGCGGGCGCCCCCGCTCACGGCCGAAGAAACCGATCGCTATGCGCGTTTCGAGGTGAGTGACTACACGCAATCCCTGTTCGTTCATTGCGAGCGCGCGCTTTCCCACGCCTACCGCCTCGGGTCTCATGGCCTCCCGCTGATTGGTGCAGGGGACTGGAATGACGGCATGGATCGCGTGGGCAACCGGGGGCATGGCGAAAGCATATGGCTCGCCTGGTTTCTCATCGCGACCATCCGAAATTTCACGCGTCATTGTGTGGATGCGGACCGGAACGAGTTCCGCGACCATTGGAACGGCCGCGCAGAGACGCTTGCGGCCGCGGTGGAACGGTCGGGGTGGGATGGCGAATGGTATTTGCGCGCATTCGACGACGACGGCCGTCCATGGGGCGCGTCGGAAGAACAGGAATGCCGCATCGATTCCATCGCGCAGTCGTGGTCCGTATTGTCGGGTGCCGGCAAGGTCGAGCGTACCCGATCGGCGCTCGCTTCGGCCAGACGATATCTGGTTCGGGATGACGACAGTCTCGTGCGTCTGCTGGATCCGCCCTTTGACCGCACGCCGCGTGAGCCGGGTTATATCAAGGCCTATCCGCCGGGAATTCGCGAGAATGGAGGCCAGTATACCCACGCGGCAAGCTGGCTCGCGCTCGCGTTCGCGCGCACGGGGGATGGTGATGGGGCCAAGGCGCTCTTCGACCGAATCAATCCTATTCAGCATGCCGCGACGGCTCGCAGCGCCGCCCATTATCGAACCGAGCCTTATGTCGTGGCGGCTGACATTGCCGGCATGGAGCCCCACCTCGGCCGAGGTGGCTGGACCTGGTACACGGGTGCCGCAGCCTGGACATGGCGGTTGGCGGTAGAGGAGATTCTTGGCGTTCGGCTCGTGGGCGGCGAACTTCAGGTGCGCCCCGTCTTGCCCAGGGACTGGGAGAGCGTCGAATTGACCCTGCGGCGAGGCCGTGGGTCTATTCATGTGACGATCGAGACGGATGATACTCTGGAGAGCGAAGAACCGGTAATCGAGGTTGAAGGGACGCTCTGGGACGCACGCGGAATCCCGTTCCCCGAGAACGATCATACGCGGATAGTCGTCGTGCGGGTTGCGCAGCGAGCCTGA
- a CDS encoding TraR/DksA family transcriptional regulator encodes MTDTAAIEERLTERLSELRARLTRVNADLAEPLNADSSEQAVEVEDDAGLEAEASLIVREAASIDRALERIAKGTYGECVRCGSQIAPARLDARPEAALCIDCARAEQ; translated from the coding sequence GTGACTGACACAGCCGCCATAGAAGAGCGCCTGACAGAGCGACTGTCGGAACTTCGCGCTCGGCTGACGCGAGTGAATGCGGATCTGGCTGAGCCCCTTAATGCGGACTCATCGGAACAGGCCGTCGAAGTCGAAGATGATGCGGGTCTGGAAGCCGAGGCAAGCTTGATCGTGCGGGAGGCCGCTTCGATCGATCGTGCCCTGGAGCGAATTGCGAAGGGCACCTATGGCGAATGCGTTCGTTGTGGGTCGCAGATTGCACCGGCTCGGCTGGATGCACGGCCGGAGGCAGCATTGTGCATCGATTGCGCGCGCGCCGAACAATGA
- a CDS encoding AAA family ATPase, with protein MRRIDTHAARLFLVGDRAWKLKRAVQFDYLDFSTADRRRAALEAELRLNRRTAPELYLAVRPVSKNSAGCLNLDGDGEPVDWLLEMRRFPDDALLDHVATQGGLTDVLITQLADRIKAFHDGAETCLSGSGRSRLEAVIAGNDRSMARFPDILPARLVRDLIDRQVALLAQHSDLLDSRARSGRVRHGHGDLHLGNIAVIDGSPVLFDCLEFSPELATGDVLYDLAFLLMDLWGRGLHCEANALFNRYLDISPQDDAGVALVPLFLSIRAGIRAHTSAAQASDGSDEALTQKASAYLTLARAVLEPVPARLVAIGGLSGSGKSTIAKLIGHSLGEVPGARILRSDVLRKRLAGVPPESPLPKDAYTLSANAAIYTELRRLAGHMLYAGHSVVADAVHAKPEERTEIHQVALRRDVRFDGIWLDASPDMLTARVSARTHDASDANGAVVELQTRYDLGEIDWHRVNAADDRKTVATQVMDVLDVRHL; from the coding sequence ATGCGTCGGATCGACACGCATGCGGCGCGTCTATTCCTCGTCGGCGATCGCGCATGGAAGCTCAAGCGTGCCGTCCAGTTCGACTATCTGGATTTTTCAACCGCCGATAGACGCCGCGCCGCCCTGGAAGCGGAGCTACGGCTTAATCGCAGGACCGCGCCGGAACTCTACCTGGCGGTTCGCCCGGTATCCAAGAATTCGGCGGGCTGCCTGAACCTCGATGGCGACGGAGAACCTGTCGATTGGCTTCTGGAGATGCGCCGCTTTCCCGATGACGCCTTGCTCGATCATGTGGCAACCCAAGGTGGCCTGACCGATGTGCTGATCACGCAGCTCGCAGACCGGATCAAGGCATTTCATGATGGCGCCGAGACGTGCCTGTCCGGATCGGGGCGCAGCCGTTTGGAAGCCGTCATTGCCGGGAATGATCGAAGCATGGCTCGATTCCCCGACATTCTTCCCGCTCGGCTCGTGAGAGACCTGATCGACAGGCAAGTCGCCCTGCTGGCCCAGCACTCCGATCTGCTCGATTCACGTGCGCGAAGCGGGCGCGTGAGACATGGCCATGGCGATCTGCATCTGGGTAACATTGCCGTGATCGACGGGAGCCCCGTCCTGTTCGACTGCCTGGAATTCAGTCCCGAACTTGCGACCGGCGATGTCCTTTACGACCTTGCGTTCCTACTCATGGATTTATGGGGCCGCGGCCTTCATTGCGAAGCGAATGCCCTGTTCAATCGCTATCTGGACATTTCCCCTCAGGACGATGCCGGCGTGGCCCTTGTGCCGTTGTTTCTTTCGATCCGAGCCGGGATTCGCGCCCATACATCGGCCGCACAGGCGAGCGATGGTTCAGACGAAGCTCTGACCCAAAAGGCCAGCGCCTATCTGACGCTGGCGCGCGCAGTGCTCGAACCGGTGCCCGCGCGGCTCGTCGCCATTGGCGGGCTTTCCGGATCCGGCAAGTCCACAATAGCGAAACTGATCGGCCATTCCCTCGGCGAGGTTCCAGGCGCGCGTATTCTGAGATCCGATGTGCTGCGGAAGCGACTTGCCGGCGTGCCGCCAGAATCGCCGCTTCCCAAAGACGCATATACCCTGTCCGCGAACGCAGCGATTTACACAGAGCTGAGACGGCTGGCGGGACACATGCTTTACGCCGGGCATTCGGTGGTGGCCGACGCTGTCCATGCGAAGCCTGAAGAGCGCACGGAGATCCATCAGGTCGCACTGCGACGAGATGTGCGGTTCGATGGGATATGGCTCGACGCATCACCCGATATGCTGACGGCGAGGGTATCCGCCCGGACACATGACGCTTCCGACGCCAACGGCGCCGTTGTCGAATTGCAGACTCGCTATGATCTGGGTGAGATCGACTGGCACCGCGTCAACGCGGCGGATGACCGCAAGACGGTCGCAACGCAAGTCATGGACGTCCTGGATGTTCGCCATTTGTGA
- a CDS encoding Hsp20/alpha crystallin family protein — MNDQVPATTSKANPISPILDHPVDWLRTEIDRLFEDFGRPAASLFGVGNRSSIAPVPAVELVDEDKAYRLTAELPGLSDDDIDISVADGLLTIAGEKKEETERKDKGYVFSERRYGSFRRQVSLPSDVDPNAITAAFKDGVLTVTLTKDENAPARSRKIEIGQA; from the coding sequence ATGAATGATCAGGTTCCAGCGACCACGTCCAAGGCCAATCCGATCAGCCCAATTCTCGATCATCCGGTTGATTGGCTTCGCACGGAGATTGACCGCCTCTTCGAAGATTTTGGCCGCCCCGCCGCCAGTCTGTTCGGTGTCGGCAATCGATCTTCAATCGCGCCAGTTCCGGCTGTTGAACTTGTCGATGAGGACAAGGCCTATCGCCTCACCGCCGAGCTCCCTGGCCTGTCCGATGATGATATCGATATCAGCGTCGCTGACGGTCTCCTGACGATAGCCGGCGAAAAGAAGGAGGAGACCGAACGCAAGGACAAGGGCTATGTATTCAGCGAACGGCGATATGGCTCCTTCCGGCGCCAGGTATCCTTGCCCAGCGACGTTGACCCGAACGCGATCACCGCTGCATTCAAGGATGGTGTCCTCACCGTCACACTGACCAAGGATGAAAATGCGCCAGCGCGGAGTCGGAAGATCGAAATCGGGCAGGCATAG